In the Puntigrus tetrazona isolate hp1 chromosome 9, ASM1883169v1, whole genome shotgun sequence genome, one interval contains:
- the LOC122351732 gene encoding titin-like, translated as MLTVVISGVYSVEAINPSGSKRESVKVEVFDTPGEPVGPITFSDISEGKVTLSWNPPENDGCSEVTHYIIEKRETSKISWTLVTDECLASTYTATKLIKTNEYQFRVSAVNRFGVSRPLDSAPVIAQMQYTVSDSPGTPDATDVDGESITINWAPPTHDGGNPVKYYIVERREKKTGRWLKVLTRKPIVEAAHRVTHLTENVEYEFRVYAVNDAGIGAPSNISMPIKCAEPTEVPDAPSIVNVNDTTNTSVSLEWTRPAYDGGMEIHGYIIEMCKGSEIEWHRVNEDLCGVTKYNVTGLETGAEYKFRICAVNSVGKGRSQRNS; from the exons ATGCTGACCGTAGTCATCAGCGGTGTTTATAGTGTGGAGGCCATAAATCCTTCAGGATCTAAAAGGGAATCAGTGAAAGTTGAAGTCTTTg atacaCCTGGTGAACCAGTTGGACCAATCACATTTTCAGATATCTCTGAGGGCAAAGTAACACTTTCATGGAATCCACCTGAGAATGATGGTTGTTCTGAGGTCACTCATTACATTATTGAGAAGCGGGAAACATCTAAAATTTCATGGACACTTGTTACAGATGAGTGCTTGGCGAGCACATACACTGCCACCAAACTGATCAAGACAAATGAGTATCAGTTTCGTGTTTCTGCAGTCAATAGGTTTGGTGTTAGCAGACCACTGGATTCAGCCCCTGTGATTGCACAGATGCAATACA CTGTTTCAGATTCTCCTGGAACTCCAGATGCAACAGATGTTGACGGAGAAAGTATCACAATAAACTGGGCTCCACCAACACATGACGGTGGAAACccagtaaaatattacattgtggAAAGACGTGAAAAGAAGACTGGTCGCTGGCTGAAAGTCCTAACAAGGAAACCCATTGTTGAGGCTGCACACAGAGTGACTCATCTCACTGAGAATGTGGAGTATGAATTCCGTGTGTATGCTGTAAATGATGCTGGAATTGGAGCACCAAGCAACATTTCAATGCCAATTAAATGTGCGGAGCCAACTGAAGTACCTGATGCCCCATCTATTGTCAATGTGAACGACACTACCAATACATCTGTCAGCCTGGAATGGACCAGACCTGCCTATGATGGTGGTATGGAAATCCATGGCTACATTATTGAGATGTGCAAGGGATCTGAAATAGAATGGCACAGAGTCAATGAGGATCTCTGTGGGGTCACAAAGTACAATGTCACTGGATTGGAAACTGGTGCAGAGTACAAGTTCCGTATTTGTGCAGTAAATTCTGTTGGAAAGGGCAGAAGCCAAAGAAATTCCTGA
- the LOC122351733 gene encoding titin-like — MEARTVTVQKLARGNEYVFRVRGVNKFGAGDPLESEPIIAKNAFVTPGQPSTPEATDITKTSMQIVWNKPGVDGGSMVTGYYLERRDKRSLRWVKIYKDPISDTKAKVHHLTEGNEYQYRVCVQSIKLGKVHTQTFLTSTKLLTQLVM; from the exons ATGGAAGCACGTACTGTCACTGTCCAAAAATTGGCCAGAGGAAATGAATATGTATTCCGTGTCAGAGGTGTTAACAAATTTGGAGCTGGAGATCCTCTGGAGTCTGAGCCTATAATTGCCAAAAACGCATTTG ttaCTCCTGGACAACCTTCTACACCTGAAGCAACAGATATCACCAAAACATCAATGCAGATTGTTTGGAATAAACCTGGTGTGGATGGTGGTAGCATGGTTACAGGATACTATCTGGAGAGACGTGACAAGAGGAGCCTGCGCTGGgtaaaaatatacaaagatCCCATTAGTGACACCAAAGCAAAGGTCCATCACCTCACAGAAGGAAATGAATATCagtatcgtgtgtgtgtgcaatcaATAAAGCTGGGGAAGGTCCATACTCAGACGTTTCTGACCTCTACAAAGCTGCTGACCCAGTTGGTAATGTGA
- the LOC122351731 gene encoding titin-like → MKVATLKLTDFEFTITSLNENEQYLFRVRAVNSRGAGEPKEIVTAVTVQEQRVLPKVDLSAIPQKTISVLAGKPLELDLPIIGRPPPVCSWFFNDNRLKIVERVKIKSTGKFSKLTIL, encoded by the exons ATGAAGGTTGCAACTTTGAAACTTACAGACTTTGAGTTCACTATCACGTCACTTAATGAGAATGAACAGTACCTATTCAGGGTACGTGCTGTCAACAGCAGAGGAGCTGGTGAGCCAAAAGAAATTGTAACAGCTGTGACAGTTCAAGAACAAAGAG TCTTGCCAAAGGTTGATCTATCAGCTATTCCACAGAAGACAATAAGCGTTTTGGCAGGCAAACCCCTTGAGCTTGATTTACCAATTATAGGACGACCACCACCAGTTTGTTCTTGGTTCTTTAATGACAATAGGTTAAAGATTGTGGAGCGTGTGAAGATAAAATCAACTGGAAAATTCTCTAAATTAACTATTCTTTGA
- the LOC122351730 gene encoding titin-like, translated as MRDGGAPISNYVVEQRDAHRPGWVPVSESVSRPIFKFDRLTEGDEYVFRVAATNRYGTGDYLQSEIVMCKSSKSIPGPPGRPIVFDVSRDGMTVAWEPPDEDGGLEVSGYIIERKEVRSDRWIRANKNPVTMTRYRSTDLIEGLEYEHRVTAINARGVGKPSLLSKPAVATDPVDPPGSPQNPRVTDTTKSSVSLAWSPPDEEGGAKVTGYLIEMQKVGSVTWMKCNATPSLICEYTLTRMPQGEEFKFRIMACNAGGPGEPAEVPGVVTITEMLDPPSYDLEAKYKDVLVVRSRGVIRLSVPIKGKPTPTCKWTKDGSEVTNRAMIASSEDVSELVIKLAERSDSGLYHLHLENKCGKKMLPIKVKVIGRPSAPEGPLRFDDIQAHSVKVSWKPPTEDGGSEIVGYIVERREETKAAWYTVDSRVVDTSLVVKGLQENAEYHFKVTAENQFGISNSLKSETTIVPKTPICVPEASGTPPEIMDVTKNSAALAWTKPKDDGGSCITGYYIEYKEVSSDKWIRHETKITSTMYTLSQLTTDSEYQFRVIAVNDIGASEPGPASDSVICKDPFDKPSQPGEIDTMTVTKDYITINWEAPACDGGKPVLGYWIEYRKSGESAWKKCNKERTKDKQYTQGGLQEATEYEFRVFAENETELADHAEQQLASKLNWVVSMV; from the exons ATGAGAGATGGTGGTGCACCAATTAGCAACTATGTGGTTGAACAACGTGATGCCCATCGCCCAGGATGGGTGCCTGTGTCGGAATCAGTTTCTAGACCAATATTCAAATTTGACAGATTGACAGAGGGCGATGAATATGTGTTCCGTGTTGCAGCAACCAATCGCTATGGCACTGGGGATTACTTACAGTCAGAAATCGTAATGTGCAAGAGCTccaaat CCATTCCTGGGCCACCTGGAAGACCCATTGTATTTGATGTATCACGTGATGGCATGACTGTTGCATGGGAACCACCAGATGAGGATGGAGGCTTAGAGGTGTCCGGCTACATTATTGAACGCAAGGAGGTCAGGTCAGATAGATGGATCCGTGCTAATAAAAATCCAGTGACAATGACAAGATACAGGTCCACTGACTTAATTGAAGGCCTGGAATATGAACACAGAGTGACAGCCATTAATGCTCGTGGTGTCGGCAAACCTAGCCTTCTTTCTAAACCAGCAGTAGCAACTGATCCTGTTG ATCCACCTGGTTCACCTCAAAACCCACGAGTCACAGATACCACAAAATCTTCTGTGTCTTTGGCCTGGAGTCCCCCAGATGAGGAGGGTGGTGCTAAGGTTACAGGCTATCTAATTGAGATGCAAAAGGTTGGTTCAGTAACCTGGATGAAGTGCAACGCTACACCTTCACTGATCTGTGAATATACTTTGACACGAATGCCACAAGGAGAAGAATTCAAATTCCGTATTATGGCTTGCAATGCGGGTGGACCAGGAGAACCAGCTGAAGTACCAGGAGTTGTGACTATAACAGAGATGCTTG ATCCTCCAAGTTATGATCTTGAAGCAAAATACAAGGATGTCCTTGTAGTCAGATCCAGAGGAGTAATCAGACTTTCAGTGCCCATCAAAGGCAAACCTACTCCTACCTGCAAATGGACCAAGGATGGATCAGAGGTTACCAACCGTGCAATGATTGCCTCCAGTGAAGATGTATCAGAGCTTGTAATCAAGCTAGCTGAAAGGTCTGATTCTGGTCTTTACCATCTCCATCTGGAAAACAAGTGTGGCAAAAAGATGCTTCCAATAAAGGTCAAAGTTATTGGCCGCCCATCTGCACCTGAAGGCCCTCTTAGATTTGATGATATACAAGCACATTCTGTAAAAGTTAGCTGGAAACCACCAACAGAAGATGGTGGTTCCGAAATTGTTGGCTACATTGTGGAAAGACGTGAAGAAACAAAAGCAGCTTGGTACACGGTTGATTCGCGAGTGGTTGACACATCCCTTGTAGTTAAGGGACTACAAGAAAATGCAGAATATCACTTTAAGGTGACAGCAGAGAACCAGTTTGGAATAAGCAACTCCCTGAAATCAGAGACAACTATTGTACCAAAGACTCCTATTT GTGTCCCAGAGGCTTCAGGTACTCCACCAGAAATTATGGATGTTACTAAGAATTCTGCGGCTTTGGCTTGGACAAAACCTAAAGATGATGGTGGATCTTGCATTACTGGTTACTATATTGAGTACAAAGAAGTGTCATCTGATAAGTGGATTCGTCATGAGACAAAGATCACCTCAACGATGTACACTCTTAGTCAACTCACTACTGATTCCGAATATCAGTTCCGTGTTATTGCTGTGAATGACATTGGAGCTAGTGAACCAGGACCTGCATCAGATTCAGTAATATGCAAAGATCCATTTG ATAAACCAAGCCAACCTGGAGAAATTGACACTATGACTGTTACCAAAGACTATATTACAATTAACTGGGAGGCTCCAGCATGTGACGGTGGCAAACCAGTCCTTGGCTACTGGATTGAATACCGAAAGTCTGGAGAGAGTGCTTGGAAGAAATGCAATAAGGAGCGCACAAAGGACAAACAGTACACTCAGGGTGGTTTACAAGAGGCAACTGAATATGAATTCAGAGTATTTGCAGAAAATGAAACCGAATTAGCAGACCACGCAGAACAGCAACTGGCATCAAAACTAAACTGGGTGGTAAGTATGGTTTGA
- the LOC122351558 gene encoding titin-like — protein MEAECKALTCEIKRLFKNNEYIFRVRGVNKYGSGVVVQSTPIFARNSFTVPSPPGAPEILAVGKDFATIEWLKPESDGGSEVTNYLIEFRERKSVRWIKVNRDSVLKDTSFKVTGLHEGNIYQFRITAMNAAGDSEPSEVSMYAVCRVPTGTPDPPSIPRVTDTHKDNISLAWTRPVEDGGADVIGYVLEMQEAGAEEWTKAHEKNLRVTEHTVTGLSAGKNTVSELQRSM, from the exons ATGGAGGCTGAATGCAAAGCCCTAACATGTGAAATTAAAAGACTGTTTAAGAACAATGAATATATCTTCCGTGTGAGAGGTGTAAACAAGTATGGATCTGGTGTGGTAGTACAGTCTACTCCCATCTTTGCCCGAAACTCATTCA CTGTTCCATCACCACCTGGAGCTCCAGAAATCCTTGCAGTTGGAAAAGACTTTGCAACGATTGAGTGGCTGAAGCCTGAGAGTGATGGTGGCAGTGAAGTCACAAACTACTTGATTGAGTTCCGTGAAAGAAAGAGTGTTCGTTGGATCAAGGTTAACAGAGATTCTGTTCTCAAGGACACATCCTTCAAAGTCACTGGCCTCCATGAAGGCAACATTTACCAGTTCCGCATTACAGCCATGAATGCAGCTGGTGATAGTGAACCTAGTGAAGTGTCAATGTATGCAGTATGTAGAGTACCAACAG GCACTCCAGATCCACCTTCAATTCCACGGGTTACAGACACCCACAAAGATAATATTAGCCTTGCTTGGACACGACCAGTTGAAGATGGGGGTGCTGATGTTATTGGTTACGTTCTTGAGATGCAAGAAGCAGGGGCAGAAGAATGGACAAAAGCGCATGAAAAGAATCTTAGGGTGACAGAACACACAGTTACAGGTCTTTCTGCTGGCAAAAATACTGTTTCAGAGTTGCAGCGGTCAATGTAA